A region from the Methanofollis liminatans DSM 4140 genome encodes:
- the larE gene encoding ATP-dependent sacrificial sulfur transferase LarE: MPECLRAYLVAHAPIVVALSGGTDSAVLLAAATRAGARVAAVTVETGLAPPEEAVQAAEIAAALGVSHTLLHVDMLATAAVRFNAPDRCYVCKRRMMEEVAGWARAHGYAFVADGTHAGDDPGERPGVRALRELGVVSPFAACGMGKEEIVALARAWEIPVRPSSSCLATRLPEGVEVTPAALRQVALAEAILREEVPGRVRVRVVGRTARVEVPAGFEERARALVPRIQALGFDDITIGGG, translated from the coding sequence ATGCCCGAATGCCTCCGGGCCTATCTCGTCGCACACGCTCCGATCGTCGTCGCCCTCTCGGGAGGGACGGACAGCGCCGTCCTGCTGGCGGCGGCGACGAGGGCCGGGGCGAGGGTGGCGGCGGTGACCGTGGAGACCGGGCTTGCGCCGCCAGAGGAGGCGGTGCAGGCCGCGGAGATTGCGGCGGCGCTCGGCGTTTCGCACACTCTCCTGCACGTCGATATGCTCGCCACAGCGGCGGTGCGGTTCAACGCCCCTGACCGCTGTTATGTCTGCAAGCGGCGGATGATGGAGGAGGTCGCCGGGTGGGCGCGCGCGCACGGCTATGCCTTCGTCGCCGACGGGACGCATGCCGGCGACGATCCCGGCGAGCGGCCCGGCGTCCGGGCGCTACGGGAACTCGGCGTCGTCAGCCCGTTTGCCGCCTGCGGGATGGGAAAGGAGGAGATCGTCGCCCTCGCCCGGGCATGGGAGATTCCGGTCCGCCCCTCATCGTCCTGTCTTGCGACCCGCCTGCCCGAAGGCGTCGAGGTGACGCCGGCGGCGCTGCGGCAGGTCGCCCTTGCCGAGGCGATCCTCAGGGAGGAGGTGCCCGGGCGGGTGCGGGTCAGGGTCGTGGGGCGAACGGCGCGGGTCGAGGTGCCGGCGGGCTTCGAGGAGCGGGCGAGGGCGCTGGTTCCACGGATCCAGGCGCTCGGCTTTGACGACATAACAATTGGAGGTGGATAG
- a CDS encoding NifB/NifX family molybdenum-iron cluster-binding protein: protein MKIAVATDGEGGLDAIVATDFGRGETFTLVEVEGEAIAAVRVVANEGRRMAQGAGIAAADQVLEEGVDAVAGGHFGPHGEEIFREEGIDLVYIPKVTAREAVERYLAHLKGA from the coding sequence ATGAAGATTGCAGTCGCCACCGACGGGGAGGGGGGGCTTGATGCGATTGTGGCCACGGACTTCGGGCGGGGCGAGACCTTCACCCTGGTCGAGGTCGAGGGAGAGGCGATCGCCGCCGTGCGGGTCGTCGCAAACGAGGGGAGGCGTATGGCACAGGGCGCGGGGATCGCCGCCGCCGATCAGGTGCTGGAGGAGGGAGTGGACGCCGTCGCCGGCGGCCACTTCGGCCCCCATGGAGAGGAGATCTTCAGAGAGGAGGGGATCGACCTCGTCTATATCCCGAAGGTGACGGCGAGAGAGGCGGTGGAGCGGTATCTCGCACATCTGAAAGGTGCATGA
- a CDS encoding DUF2150 family protein, which yields MAKKSAKAEEPMKLFYIFYSEERWNNWLSSLREADFEGDPDAEEMPPGFQTLQSFAEDITISVLKIVKLYQNERFSKEEALEKLGVVEGIVMRELPEDDDLAEFVGGVQISLLALFASCRSYLEGGYEGDPKALVKEGRKVAEDDPEAALEAAAKLGAQMIAGGKWSATFLKSKDDPTIFDEWLAEIETISEAVASLKNFDEEPGEV from the coding sequence ATGGCGAAGAAGAGCGCGAAAGCAGAAGAGCCGATGAAGCTATTCTATATTTTTTACAGCGAAGAACGCTGGAATAACTGGCTTTCCTCCCTCAGGGAGGCGGACTTCGAGGGCGATCCGGACGCAGAAGAGATGCCGCCGGGCTTCCAGACCCTCCAGAGTTTTGCCGAGGACATCACCATCTCGGTGCTGAAGATCGTCAAACTCTACCAGAACGAGCGGTTCTCAAAGGAGGAGGCCCTCGAAAAGCTCGGCGTGGTCGAGGGGATCGTGATGCGGGAGCTCCCCGAGGACGACGACCTTGCCGAGTTCGTAGGTGGGGTGCAGATCTCCCTGCTCGCGCTCTTTGCCTCGTGCCGCTCCTATCTCGAGGGCGGTTATGAGGGCGATCCAAAGGCCCTGGTGAAGGAAGGAAGAAAAGTCGCCGAGGACGATCCCGAGGCGGCGCTCGAGGCGGCGGCAAAACTCGGCGCCCAGATGATCGCCGGCGGCAAGTGGAGCGCCACCTTCCTCAAGAGCAAGGACGACCCGACGATCTTCGACGAGTGGCTCGCCGAGATCGAGACGATCTCTGAGGCGGTCGCCTCCCTGAAGAACTTCGACGAAGAGCCCGGTGAAGTATAG
- a CDS encoding DUF5814 domain-containing protein, producing MIADRARFRSSRKIERVTGLRLPDRVFNTAFLEAVAPAMGNRSLDAHVREQLLNIHRDFLACACRDNPNCGCPERKFAKTIVEYRETGLDHRQISETILEEYGIEVFPADILSFLEESVHVLEVIREVARIEGRTDLMKETDRHIKNVER from the coding sequence GTGATCGCCGATCGGGCCAGGTTCAGATCCTCCCGCAAGATCGAGAGGGTCACCGGCCTTCGCCTCCCTGACCGGGTCTTCAATACCGCCTTTCTCGAAGCCGTCGCCCCGGCGATGGGCAACCGCTCCCTCGACGCCCACGTGCGGGAGCAGCTCCTCAATATCCATCGCGATTTTCTCGCCTGCGCATGCCGGGACAACCCCAACTGCGGCTGTCCCGAGCGGAAATTTGCAAAGACGATCGTCGAGTACCGGGAGACCGGGCTCGACCACCGTCAGATCTCTGAGACGATCCTGGAGGAGTACGGGATCGAGGTCTTCCCCGCCGATATCCTCTCTTTCCTCGAAGAGTCGGTCCACGTGCTCGAGGTGATCAGGGAGGTGGCCAGGATCGAGGGCCGCACCGACCTGATGAAGGAGACCGACCGGCACATCAAGAACGTGGAGCGGTGA
- the mntA gene encoding type VII toxin-antitoxin system MntA family adenylyltransferase antitoxin yields METAAEAWPHVVGPLADHPAVLAIVLFGSTATGNRRPFSDIDLCIIASRPLQREEKEDLFSNSAPGFDLSLFQDLPLVIQYRVFRDGKVLFCRDEMQLQRMKGRTISRYLDFSHILRRCSERVLGE; encoded by the coding sequence ATGGAAACAGCAGCAGAGGCATGGCCCCACGTGGTCGGGCCGCTTGCAGATCATCCCGCGGTCCTTGCCATCGTCCTCTTCGGCTCCACGGCAACCGGGAACCGGCGACCGTTCTCCGACATCGATCTCTGCATCATCGCCTCCCGCCCCCTCCAGAGAGAGGAGAAAGAGGATCTCTTCAGCAACAGTGCGCCGGGGTTCGACCTCTCCCTCTTCCAGGACCTGCCCCTCGTCATCCAGTACCGCGTGTTCAGGGACGGGAAGGTGCTCTTCTGCCGTGACGAGATGCAATTGCAGAGGATGAAGGGAAGGACCATCAGCAGATATCTGGATTTTTCTCACATTCTCAGACGCTGCTCTGAGCGGGTGCTGGGGGAGTGA
- a CDS encoding ATP-binding protein → MRFYGRTAELGLMEHLYAAAPSFLVVTGRRRVGKTELIREFCRDKQALYFYVDANKSIKSLIEEFGQLMTKTLDLPGYIRTDTPEAFLEFLFSYERPLVVVFDEFQRFQKVHPSFISQMQRFWDLKGRESNLFLIVSGSSVGMIRKIFLDGDAPLFRRADNILTLRPFEPRDCLAILKDLGVEEPAAQLDLYLLFGGTIYYYTFLEKYGCTDLSSALDRLVLNDLAPLRREMSEVMIEEFGREHATYYEILAAIAEGKMAQKEIADFTGRAPTSLPPYLRDLVDLLGILEYRVPVTEDRHRSKMGRYVFSDNFFRFYARYIYRNMSLYEGGRYDLLKGRILSEWKGFSGRAFEEMVRALLVRETTAQYERAGAWWNRRGDEIDLLALGQQGDLAVEIKNRDLTFSEARGILSALEKKITLVKGLSGPVRTGIAGRTVQGKEKLRAEGFSVWDLADLGICPVRG, encoded by the coding sequence ATGCGCTTCTACGGCAGGACGGCAGAACTCGGACTGATGGAACACCTCTATGCCGCCGCGCCCTCTTTCCTGGTCGTCACCGGCAGACGGCGGGTCGGGAAGACCGAACTGATCAGGGAGTTCTGCAGGGACAAGCAGGCCCTCTATTTCTACGTGGACGCGAACAAGAGCATCAAATCCCTGATCGAGGAATTCGGACAACTGATGACGAAAACCCTCGACCTGCCCGGCTACATCAGGACCGATACCCCGGAGGCCTTCCTCGAATTTCTCTTCTCCTACGAACGCCCCCTGGTTGTCGTCTTCGACGAGTTCCAGCGCTTCCAGAAGGTCCACCCCTCGTTCATCTCGCAGATGCAGCGGTTCTGGGACCTCAAAGGCCGGGAGTCAAACCTCTTTCTCATCGTCTCGGGATCGTCGGTCGGGATGATCCGGAAGATCTTCCTTGACGGCGATGCACCCCTCTTCAGGCGGGCCGACAATATCCTCACGCTCCGCCCCTTCGAGCCGCGAGACTGTCTCGCCATTCTCAAAGACCTCGGGGTGGAGGAGCCGGCGGCGCAGCTCGACCTCTATCTCCTCTTTGGCGGGACGATCTACTACTATACCTTCCTGGAGAAGTACGGCTGCACCGACCTGTCCAGCGCTCTTGACCGCCTCGTCCTCAACGACCTCGCCCCCCTCAGGCGGGAGATGAGCGAGGTGATGATCGAGGAGTTCGGGAGGGAACATGCGACGTATTACGAGATCCTCGCCGCCATCGCAGAGGGGAAGATGGCCCAGAAGGAGATCGCCGATTTCACCGGTCGTGCACCGACCTCCCTCCCGCCGTACCTGCGGGACCTCGTCGACCTCCTCGGGATCCTCGAGTATCGCGTCCCGGTCACCGAGGATAGGCACCGGTCGAAGATGGGGCGGTACGTCTTTTCCGACAACTTCTTCCGGTTTTATGCCCGCTATATCTACCGGAATATGAGCCTGTACGAGGGAGGGCGCTATGACCTCCTGAAGGGCAGGATCCTCTCTGAGTGGAAGGGCTTTTCAGGCCGGGCCTTCGAAGAGATGGTGCGGGCCCTCCTCGTGCGGGAGACGACCGCACAGTATGAACGGGCCGGCGCCTGGTGGAACAGGCGCGGAGACGAGATCGACCTCCTTGCCCTGGGCCAGCAGGGAGACCTTGCGGTGGAGATCAAGAACCGTGACCTGACCTTCTCGGAGGCGCGGGGCATCCTTTCCGCCCTCGAAAAGAAGATCACTCTGGTGAAGGGACTCTCGGGGCCGGTGAGGACGGGGATTGCCGGCCGCACGGTCCAGGGGAAGGAGAAACTGAGGGCGGAGGGCTTCTCCGTCTGGGACCTTGCCGACCTCGGGATCTGCCCGGTGAGAGGATAA
- a CDS encoding type II toxin-antitoxin system HicA family toxin — translation MTGLPVISGDSAIRSFEKLGYQVVRQRGSHVRLVHPDQSKKPLTIPRHEVLGKGLLRKLLRDADISPEEFSTLLQ, via the coding sequence ATGACAGGATTGCCTGTTATTTCAGGGGATAGTGCGATACGATCTTTTGAAAAACTCGGATATCAGGTTGTGAGGCAGAGAGGCAGCCATGTCCGTCTGGTCCATCCAGACCAGAGCAAGAAACCATTGACAATTCCCCGGCATGAAGTTCTCGGAAAAGGGCTGCTCCGAAAACTTCTGAGAGATGCTGATATCAGCCCTGAAGAGTTCTCCACCCTTCTGCAATAA
- a CDS encoding type II toxin-antitoxin system HicB family antitoxin, with product MTRTDPINLPVLVQKDEDGFYVVECPLLPGCYTQGKTLDEALKNIHEVLELCLEEQTEEAIRHLKSIQDLSYHIVSVEI from the coding sequence ATGACCAGAACAGATCCGATTAACCTTCCGGTTCTTGTCCAGAAAGACGAAGATGGCTTCTATGTGGTAGAATGCCCTCTTCTTCCGGGGTGTTATACGCAGGGGAAGACACTGGATGAAGCGTTGAAGAACATCCACGAAGTCCTCGAACTCTGTCTCGAAGAACAGACAGAAGAGGCCATCAGACATCTGAAATCGATTCAGGATCTCAGTTATCATATCGTTTCGGTAGAGATATGA
- the wecB gene encoding non-hydrolyzing UDP-N-acetylglucosamine 2-epimerase: MKILTVVGARPQFIKCAPVSRELRKEHEEVLVHTGQHYDREMSDLFFEELKIPRPDYNLGIGSGPHGRQTGAMLAGIEEVILAEEPDLVLVYGDTNSTLAGALAAAKVHVPVAHVEAGLRSFDRQMPEEINRVLTDHISDLLLCPTETAVENLQREGITAGVHLTGDVMVDALLQHAGVARASSVLADLGLDQYRLATVHRAENTDDPARLAAIMRALGDLGDVVLPCHPRTEKMLKNAGLYEEAKRRIGLIPPVGYLEMLALESGAKTILTDSGGVQKEAYVLGVPCITMRETTEWVETVEDGWNVLVGSDYDAIVRAARTFAPERERSDVFGKGEAARAIAAVIGQMED; this comes from the coding sequence ATGAAGATCCTCACCGTCGTCGGCGCCCGCCCGCAGTTCATCAAGTGCGCACCCGTCTCTAGGGAACTCAGAAAAGAGCACGAGGAGGTCCTCGTCCACACCGGCCAGCACTATGACCGGGAGATGTCAGACCTCTTCTTCGAGGAGCTCAAGATCCCGCGGCCCGACTACAACCTCGGGATCGGATCGGGCCCCCACGGCCGACAGACCGGGGCGATGCTCGCCGGGATCGAGGAGGTGATCCTGGCCGAGGAGCCCGACCTCGTCCTCGTCTACGGCGACACGAACTCCACCCTGGCAGGCGCCCTGGCGGCGGCGAAGGTCCATGTGCCGGTGGCACACGTCGAGGCCGGCCTGCGGAGCTTCGACCGGCAGATGCCCGAGGAGATCAACCGGGTGCTCACCGATCATATCTCAGACCTCCTCCTCTGCCCGACAGAAACGGCGGTCGAGAACCTGCAGAGAGAGGGGATCACCGCGGGCGTCCACCTCACCGGCGACGTGATGGTCGACGCCCTCCTCCAGCACGCCGGGGTGGCGCGGGCGTCCTCCGTCCTCGCCGACCTCGGGCTTGACCAATACCGCCTGGCCACCGTCCACCGCGCCGAGAACACCGACGACCCGGCACGACTCGCCGCGATCATGCGAGCGCTCGGCGACCTCGGCGACGTCGTCCTCCCCTGCCACCCGAGGACAGAGAAGATGCTCAAAAACGCCGGGCTGTACGAAGAGGCGAAGAGGAGGATCGGGCTCATCCCGCCGGTCGGCTACCTGGAGATGCTCGCCCTGGAGAGTGGTGCAAAAACGATCCTCACCGATTCGGGCGGCGTCCAGAAGGAGGCCTACGTCCTCGGCGTCCCCTGCATCACGATGCGGGAGACGACCGAGTGGGTCGAGACCGTCGAGGACGGCTGGAACGTGCTCGTGGGGAGTGATTACGACGCGATCGTGCGGGCCGCCCGCACATTCGCGCCCGAGAGGGAGCGGTCGGACGTCTTCGGGAAGGGCGAGGCGGCAAGGGCGATCGCGGCGGTCATCGGGCAGATGGAGGATTGA
- a CDS encoding HepT-like ribonuclease domain-containing protein translates to MTFFLDDILEGIGAIEGYIYGLSEEEFESDRKTFDAVIRNLEVIGEACSNIPDTLREQYAQIPWRKIVGLRNVVIHHYFGVDPETVWFIITRQLPKLREQIEKMRRTLKPSECE, encoded by the coding sequence ATTACCTTCTTTCTCGACGATATTCTGGAAGGTATCGGTGCCATTGAGGGCTATATCTATGGTCTCTCTGAAGAGGAGTTCGAGAGCGATCGAAAGACCTTTGATGCGGTGATCCGGAACCTTGAGGTGATCGGCGAGGCCTGCAGCAATATCCCCGACACTCTCAGGGAGCAGTACGCCCAGATCCCCTGGCGAAAGATTGTCGGCCTCAGGAATGTTGTCATTCATCATTACTTCGGTGTCGACCCTGAAACGGTCTGGTTCATCATCACCAGGCAACTCCCTAAACTGAGAGAGCAGATTGAGAAGATGCGTCGCACTCTGAAGCCTTCAGAATGTGAGTAA
- a CDS encoding nucleotidyltransferase family protein yields MAGTVETIPETWEVQRVLEILRQAKPDLLKKYGVREIGVFGSYSRNEQVEGSDVDILVDLAHPIGWDVVDLRDDLEHLLGLRVDLVLKGGIDRRKNLRRSISRDLV; encoded by the coding sequence ATGGCTGGAACGGTCGAGACGATCCCTGAAACCTGGGAGGTGCAACGGGTCCTTGAGATTCTCAGGCAGGCAAAGCCTGATCTCCTGAAAAAATATGGCGTCAGAGAGATCGGGGTCTTTGGGTCCTATTCCAGAAATGAGCAGGTTGAAGGGAGTGATGTGGACATCCTGGTCGATCTCGCACATCCTATTGGATGGGATGTCGTGGACCTTCGGGACGACCTGGAACATCTTCTTGGTCTCAGGGTCGACCTCGTCTTGAAAGGTGGAATCGACCGGCGCAAAAATCTGAGGAGATCCATTTCCCGGGACCTCGTCTAG
- a CDS encoding nucleotidyltransferase domain-containing protein, producing the protein MMPSEENVLSMQERDQILSRLSAIEGFERVRFIVLYGSYAERRATADSDVDLCISYDASPEDSSAFRFRALSELCNDRYDIQIFEQLPLYIRMDVLKGCVLYCPDERFLYDIALETIREFDDFKHRLYDYIGERVMS; encoded by the coding sequence ATGATGCCGTCTGAGGAGAATGTTCTGTCAATGCAGGAGCGCGACCAGATCCTCTCGCGGCTCTCCGCGATCGAGGGGTTTGAGCGTGTCCGGTTTATCGTCCTCTACGGTTCGTATGCAGAGAGGCGGGCGACTGCTGACTCGGATGTCGATCTGTGTATCTCCTATGATGCTTCCCCTGAGGATTCCTCCGCGTTCAGGTTCAGAGCGCTCTCAGAACTCTGCAACGATCGCTATGACATTCAGATCTTTGAGCAACTGCCCCTGTACATCAGGATGGACGTCCTGAAAGGGTGCGTGCTCTATTGCCCTGATGAGCGTTTTCTCTATGACATTGCCCTGGAGACGATCCGGGAGTTTGACGACTTCAAACACCGGTTGTACGATTATATCGGCGAGAGGGTGATGAGTTGA
- a CDS encoding type II toxin-antitoxin system HicB family antitoxin yields MSYKYTIEIFYSDEDGGFIAVVPELPGCSAFGVTEEGALEEVKVAIELWVTVARKEGRDIPEPLGRERLRDLLLDKSAPCEPREMA; encoded by the coding sequence ATGTCATATAAATACACAATCGAGATCTTCTACAGCGACGAGGATGGGGGTTTTATTGCCGTTGTTCCTGAACTTCCCGGGTGCTCAGCCTTTGGTGTGACCGAAGAAGGTGCACTGGAGGAGGTGAAGGTCGCTATCGAACTCTGGGTGACGGTCGCTCGCAAGGAGGGAAGAGATATTCCTGAGCCCTTGGGTCGGGAGCGGCTGAGAGATCTTCTTCTGGATAAAAGCGCTCCATGCGAGCCGCGTGAAATGGCCTGA
- a CDS encoding type II toxin-antitoxin system HicB family antitoxin, with the protein MYRFLVIVEKADGNYSAYSPDLPGCVATGKSREEAEERMHEAIGLHIAGLREDGLQIPESRSSAIYVAVL; encoded by the coding sequence ATGTATCGGTTTCTTGTCATTGTTGAAAAGGCGGACGGTAATTATTCGGCATATTCGCCCGATCTGCCCGGCTGTGTGGCCACGGGAAAGAGCCGCGAGGAGGCGGAGGAGCGAATGCACGAGGCGATCGGCCTTCACATCGCCGGCCTCCGGGAAGACGGCCTTCAGATACCGGAGTCCCGGTCTTCGGCCATCTATGTTGCGGTTCTGTAG
- a CDS encoding antitoxin VapB family protein, which translates to MSSTKRITVTEAVWADLSGMKEPGMTFSELIETMIEREKKLRLVEDIRRLQEGEELVEIPLQVFARDGLKD; encoded by the coding sequence ATGAGTTCCACAAAGCGCATCACTGTCACAGAAGCCGTATGGGCCGACCTCTCCGGGATGAAAGAGCCGGGCATGACATTTTCCGAACTGATCGAGACGATGATCGAGCGTGAAAAGAAGTTGCGCCTCGTGGAGGATATCAGGCGGCTCCAGGAAGGGGAAGAGCTCGTGGAGATCCCGTTGCAGGTTTTTGCCAGGGATGGTCTGAAGGATTAG
- a CDS encoding oligosaccharide flippase family protein yields MPVPLTIPLTRLMNIDPVRRQSLISLGTTLILTAVGFIATMYFAHAVGAAAYGVFSLFLAYFGIFNLIGDGGFGGAAVKRISEGKEQNAYFTAFLFLRFALLAASVVAVLALGEYLTSEGTASMIPWLLLALVVGIFYGVTMNGTYGEGMVGVSQTAGLLNSIAKVLIQVIAVFLGYGAAGLVGGFIAGMIGGGLFSLRYLRLRLARFTTAHLKNLFTFSVWIFLSTSGAIVFSYADTILLGYYMTSADVGVYRIAFQFTTAATFTTVALQTTLYPKISRWHADGALDRVTLSLARAVTYSLLLAVPVAVGGWILGDRLLYFFYGAGFAAGAPALAVLLLVQVVNVFMYLQTMCLNAIDRPRESFYATGTAAVVNILLDLALIPLLGIVGAAVATLATMLVNVAIARHYLARQIPVEIERGPVLHILLAAGAMALVILLYRLTIPLSNVFVVLGAVGLGGIVYGLVLLRVDRGLHDEIRDLVAQLGAPWPRWL; encoded by the coding sequence ATGCCAGTGCCGTTGACCATCCCCCTCACCCGCCTCATGAACATCGACCCTGTCCGCCGGCAGAGCCTGATCAGCCTCGGCACCACCCTCATCCTCACCGCCGTCGGCTTCATCGCCACGATGTACTTTGCCCATGCCGTCGGGGCGGCCGCCTACGGCGTCTTCTCCCTCTTCCTCGCCTACTTTGGGATCTTCAACCTGATCGGCGACGGCGGCTTTGGGGGGGCGGCAGTCAAACGGATCTCCGAGGGAAAAGAGCAGAACGCCTACTTCACCGCGTTTCTCTTCCTCAGGTTCGCACTCCTCGCCGCCTCGGTGGTGGCGGTGCTCGCCCTTGGAGAATACCTCACCTCTGAAGGGACCGCCAGCATGATCCCCTGGCTCCTTCTCGCCCTGGTAGTCGGCATCTTCTATGGCGTCACGATGAACGGTACCTACGGCGAGGGAATGGTCGGCGTCAGCCAGACTGCAGGCCTCCTCAACAGCATCGCCAAAGTCCTCATCCAGGTCATCGCCGTCTTCCTCGGCTACGGCGCCGCCGGCCTGGTAGGAGGATTCATCGCCGGAATGATCGGCGGCGGCCTCTTCTCCCTCCGCTATCTCCGCCTCCGCCTCGCCCGCTTCACCACCGCCCACCTCAAAAATCTCTTCACCTTCTCCGTCTGGATCTTCCTTTCCACCAGCGGCGCCATCGTCTTCTCGTACGCCGACACGATCCTCCTCGGCTATTACATGACCTCAGCCGACGTCGGCGTCTACCGGATCGCCTTCCAGTTCACCACAGCTGCCACCTTCACCACGGTCGCCCTCCAAACCACCCTCTACCCCAAGATCAGCCGCTGGCACGCCGACGGCGCCCTCGACCGCGTCACCCTCTCCCTCGCCCGCGCCGTCACCTACTCCCTCCTCCTCGCCGTCCCGGTCGCCGTCGGCGGCTGGATCCTGGGCGACCGCCTCCTCTACTTCTTCTACGGCGCGGGTTTTGCCGCGGGCGCCCCGGCCCTCGCCGTCCTTCTCCTGGTGCAGGTGGTCAACGTCTTCATGTACCTCCAGACGATGTGCCTCAACGCGATCGACCGGCCACGCGAATCCTTCTATGCCACCGGGACGGCGGCGGTCGTGAACATCCTCCTCGACCTCGCCCTCATCCCCCTCCTCGGGATCGTCGGGGCGGCGGTGGCGACCCTCGCAACGATGCTCGTCAACGTGGCGATCGCCCGCCACTACCTCGCACGACAGATCCCGGTAGAGATCGAGCGCGGGCCGGTCCTCCATATCCTCCTCGCCGCGGGGGCGATGGCCCTGGTGATCCTCCTCTATCGCCTCACGATCCCGCTTTCAAACGTCTTCGTCGTCCTGGGCGCCGTCGGTCTCGGGGGGATCGTCTACGGGCTCGTGCTCCTGAGAGTGGATAGAGGGCTCCACGACGAGATCAGGGACCTTGTGGCGCAGCTCGGGGCGCCGTGGCCGCGGTGGCTGTGA
- a CDS encoding asparagine synthase-related protein — protein sequence MHKPPFPPPLRRKGTREPSVSKHISPFLDYPVAEYLASLPLDQKIRHRVTKRVLI from the coding sequence ATCCACAAACCTCCCTTCCCTCCTCCACTACGAAGGAAAGGAACTCGAGAGCCTTCGGTATCGAAGCACATATCCCCCTTCCTCGACTACCCGGTTGCGGAGTACCTCGCCTCCCTCCCACTCGACCAGAAGATCAGGCATAGAGTGACAAAGCGCGTCCTGATATAG